The sequence below is a genomic window from Glycine max cultivar Williams 82 chromosome 20, Glycine_max_v4.0, whole genome shotgun sequence.
CAATACACTGAACCATAGAATTGCACGAAGAGATGAACCTTCCTACCATGCCCTGAATGGAAACACAAGTCAGCAACAGACCGTTAGTTCCCGAATTTCAAATATTCATGGTGCAGATTATGAGAAAATGTCATCTCAGCAAGCTTTCAAGAGGACCCTTCCGTCATCTCTTCAACCTTCTGCAACAAGggctcttccttcttcatttgcaTCAGACAGCAGATTAAGAAACTTAAAAGATAACGCGAGCAGTAGTCAACTTCATGATGCATATAAGAATCGTCCCCATGGAGTAGGACCTAGCACGTCCAGTGACAGGGGCTACATTCGTGAAAATTTTGGCAGGGGCTATGATGAAGATCGTTTCTTGTATCAAAATGGTGGGAATAGGATTCTTCCTTCACCTTTGATGCTCGGAAAGGTTATATCTCCACAGTTTGCTACTTCTAGTGAATCTGCGTATCGTTCTGGAGCAGGTGATGAAAGGGCTGCTGAAAGTGATGAGAGACTAATTTATGAGGCAGCATTGCAGGTATTACATTCTGTTTATCATTGTGCTTGTAGATTTAACTCCTTAAATTCTTTAAGTTGTATGCAGAAGATATTTCCTCTGTTAAGTTTGAGTGGAAATCATTTAATGAAAGTTATTTCCTTAAGTAAGAAGCTTTGTTTGGGATTTATATGTGATGTGTTGCCAAAATTGATTCCTTTGGGAGATTTGTTTTGGTTGTTGAGATTTTGAATTTAAGATGCAGTGCTCCTGGATATAAAAGTGGTGAAGCTggttctctccctcttttatcattttcttcatttttggtgttcagtgtcaattttctttcttaaaagtTGTTTAATCCTTTACATGCTTGTCAGGTTGTTAGAATTGTTTTTGATTTGAgggtattaaaattattattcttctaTCATGGTGGTATAGTAGGAGTTAATTCTCCGGAAATACACTATTTAATATTGAGTTACAATTAGTCCTAAAGTAAAACGATTAAACCTAATGTTGAGTATCACATGCTTTGGTGTTTAATGTTATGCTTTATGCTTTATCAATGTTTGTCCTGTATTAATGTGGTTTGTGGAAGGTGCTTTGaagattatatttttagtgCTTGTGTGTGTGTTATAGTCATAGAGACTCAATATTGTCAATTGTGAATTTGGTTATCGCAGGATATCAGTCAACCTAAAACAGAATATGACTTACCTGCTGGTGTATTGTCTGTCTCTCTTCTGAGACATCAGGTATTAAGGCTTGTCTATTAAATTGCTTTTATCATTTCTGTTCTGGGCCATTTATTTGTTATCACTTTGTATTTCAGAAAATTGCATTGGCTTGGATGCTTCAGAAGGAAACCAAGAGTTTGCATTGCTTGGGGGGGATTTTGGCTGATGATCAGGTCAATAtttgatgataaattttttaatcaatgactCTTTACATTTAATTCTGAGTTTTGTTACCTGAACATCAAAACCTTGTTCAAGCAGGGCCTTGGAAAGACAATTTCGATGATTTCCCTCATCCTGGCACAGAGGACATTACAGTCAAAATCGAAAATAGATGATACATGCAGTCATAAAACTGAAGCTTTGAATTTGGACGATGATGATGACAATGGTAGTGTTGATGtggaaaagcataaaaatagcGAAGAATCTGATGATATAAAACCTAGTAGAGAACCAAGCAGTTCAACACAGGCACCTGGTAGAAAAAGGCCAGCTGCTGGTACACTAGTTGTCTGCCCTGCTAGTGTTCTTCGACAGTGGGCCAGGGAACTCGATGAAAAAGTTGGAGATGAAAAgctttctgttttggtttatcATGGGGGCAGTAGGACAAAGGATCCTGTTGAGCTCGCAAAATTTGATGTGGTTCTAACAACATACTCTATTGTGACTAATGAAGTTCCCAAACAACCATTAGTTGAGGAGGATGATATTGATGAAAAAATGGGGGAAAGATTTGGGTTATCCTCTGAGTTTTCTGTTagtaaaaagaggaaaaagccaTTTAATGGAAATAAGAAGAGTAAAAAAGGTGGAAAGGGAATTGACAGTTCTTCTATTGAATGTGGTTCTGGTCCTCTTGCCAAAGTTGGTTGGTTTAGGGTTATTCTTGATGAGGCTCAAACGATAAAGAATCATAGAACTCAGGTGGCTAGAGCTTGCTGCAGCCTTAGAGCCAAAAGAAGGTGGTGCTTATCTGGAACTCCTATTCAAAATACTATTGATGATTTGTATAGCTACTTTAGGTTCCTAAAGTATGATCCTTATGCTGTATACAAATCATTCTACAATACAATAAAAGTTCCAATATCCAAAAATACTATTCAAGGTTACAAGAAACTTCAAGCAGTTTTAAGGGCCATAATGCTACGTCGTACAAAAGGTGAATTTCTTATATTCCGATTGCTCATGTCCTGACTGATAGATTGTGTTTTACCTTTTTGCTGGCATGGTATGGGTTTTCAGAGTCCTTGCGATATTCTCACTGATCTCCTCTTAAGTATAGTCATcatttagataatttttcttcaatgtttttctttatttcatcaTGTTTGACATTTGATACTAGTGTACTACCATTCCAGTATCAGCAGAAATTCATTCTTGTATAGGACGTCTTCTGATAAGTACGTCATGATCTACCTGGAATAATGTAAAGTATACTGTTTTCTCAAAGAATCAGATAAAACTGTCATTCATGAACCTGTAAAGAGTTCTAAGAGGGTTGCAAAGTCTCTTTccataattttgataaatttggcTGTGGCTTCTGGGGCAATATTGACACCATATTTGTATTTGGTGTcagttttcttttgttgttattttctcCCTCCCTGAAAATTTTCCATGAGAGAATGCTAGacatatgtttatatttttatataccagtaaaaatagaaaaaaaaatactttagtaATTGCATACGTACAGGGGATACCCCTATAGGCCTAAGCAGGAAGAGCCTTGACTTTCAAATGAGAATTTGACGTCTCACACCCATTTGATATGGGGACTACTCATTCCTTCGATTTGGATTTCAGCGTCAAATATGGGATGAGTATTGGTCTCttctattttataatatcaatttCTTGCATTTGTCTAGGAACTTTGCTTGATGGGAAGCCAATAATCAATTTGCCTCCCAAGACAATTGAGCTCAGTAAGGTGGATTTCTCGATTGAGGAGCGGGCATTCTACACCAAACTGGAATCAGATTCGCGTTCTCAATTTAAGGTTTACTtccttcaaatttatttttattaacctggacaatttgtaattatatttttttgtttctcttaaaCAGAGCATCCAAGAATGTCCTTTTGTTAATGAGATTTTAAACCTAGTGATTAGAAACACTTTCTGATAGTGGTAAAAGTAATTGTATATCTGTAGGCAGAATGGATAGGCACTAATATTGGCAGCCTCTAGGATATATTCAACAATTTGACCTGTAGAACAGAATTTCTTCttgttaaaataagagaaaacagAGGGAAATTGGGTGAAAACTGTGTATCAGAGTACATGATGGATGCTCGTTTATATAGACTGATAGTAATAATTACACATAATTAGAGGAGATCAAGTTTACCCTAAATCAGATCCTatcaaatcaatttataataaatgacaTATTTATTCCTGATTCTCAACACTACACCTCAAGCTGAAGCTTACTAAGCTCTCAGCTTGTTacaggaaaataattttttcccaACAAGAACATAAACATTGAGCACCactaaaaacaatattttgaaGACAACTTAGGGATCTTGGTGAAGTTGGGGAATATTGCTAGAAAGATAACATTGTCAGATAGCTGGATTACCCATCAGCCTAAGAAAATTCATGGCGAGCAAAGCAAGTTCCGACTctcttaaaacaaatatttggaAGCTTCAAACCAATATTAGTGAAGacccaaaattatttaaaacttgaaaaagaaaatcgtGCAACTGCAAAACACGTGCAAGTGAAACAATGGCACTAGGGTTTTGAAGTCATCAAGGGAAAGAAATCGTATGTGAGCAAGCAACAATTGCAAAAGAAACACAGCAAAACCTAGGCTAAAGAGCTGGGCATGCAAAACAACTCCGATGGAGGTGAAATTGCAAGGTTAGGGTCATCCAAGGTGACTGACCTCGTCGTCAGAAGTGCGGGCAGAATGAAGCTCTAACGTGTCGTCACGTGCCAGAAACAAAATTTGTTTGGCTGGAAAACAAAGTTACAAAAGGGGCACCTCCAAAAATAAGTTGGATCGGGTCCAAAATCCAGGGTTATGGTTGCACGGGAGAGGTGACCACCATGTGCAAAGCACGACTTGAACGGATGTCGGACGTGCCACCATGCCCTGGTCAAGGGAGTTGTTTGGCTTTATGGAGAAGTGGCTTGTGGGAGTGTGTGAAGCCTCTGATAGTGACGTGCCAACCAGATTTGTGTAGATCGGCAAAAGGCAAACCGAACGGGGTAGGTGGCGGTTGGAAGGTTGCCAAAAAAGTTGCTGGATAAGTCTCCAGCAGTGGTCAGAGAAGTCGCCAAAAAAGGGGAAAAGGTAACTGGAATACGGAAACAGGTCGCTAGAAGTGTGGCAAGGGAAGGGTCCACTGGGGACAGTGGATCCTCAGCGAAACATGATTTTCGTGATTCCTTTGTCAGGCTCTAGATACcatgttaaaataagaaaaaacagAGGGAAATTGAGTGAAAGCTGTGTATTAGAGTACACCACCGATGCTTGTTTATACAGATTGATAGTAATAATTACACATAATTAGAGGAGATTACGTTTTCCCTTAATTAGATCCTATCAAATCAATTTacaataaatgaagtttttATTCCTGATTCTCAATACTTGTATTAATTTTGTTGAGATGATGGGGTTTTGGTTGGGAATGAGGACAAAAGAGCAAGAATGCTCTCTTATCTATAACTAAATTAAATCTGTTCAAGCACACAGGTGCCCCCACCCAAAACCAAGAGTAATTCTACTCTCTACTGTGATTAGAACTGTTTTTATTTAGtggatattttttacttttaaattaagcACAAATGTCAATCTAGTATAATTAATACTATATCAGTGCAGTGTGTTTGAAATACATATAAGTTAACACTTATttataataagaataagaattagATCAAGCACtagcataaaataatattaccatTTAACCCAAAGGGTTGGCGTAATGGTGTATGGGCTTGTTGCGTTCACATGTTAAGAACGATCTATTTAGCGAGATAATCCGTGTTCGATTTTGTCCGTGTGCAAAATTTTCTTGGACCAACAACAACCATGCACCACGAGCGGGATTAGTCTTTGACCTAGTGGGTTGGGGGACACTTGTGGTCTTTGACccaggattaaaaaaaaaactaatattatcTGTTAGTAACCCTGATtaataaaggaaataaattagaaaacataacaaaattaggAAACATCTTCTAAGATTTCTTAATCCATTAGATGAAATTGATAGATATTCTAAAATCTTCTAAAATACAATTATGATATTCTGAGATATTTGGTATAtacaacaaattaacacaatGAATAAAATCTGTCTCACATTCTATTTACAAACCTCACACATAACtcccaaacaaaaacattacaTAATCATCTTACGGTTACTAAACAGTAAACACACATACCTCCCATACTGTCCTATCATATGGTTTAGAGCATTGAGGCATGAGGACACGATATTTCtgattgtaaaattttaaattaatatagctGCTGTTCCGAGTCCTTACtccttaatttaataaataatagtgCATATGCTATCAATTTCATAATCATTGCACATctgtttttggtgattttttaaaatcatgcaTGATTACTAAATTGTTTCTTACTTTCATAAACATACAAAAGCTTCAATTTTGTACATATGAAAAGCATGATAAGTGCATTTCTTTCAGATCCCACCTAGTTGCATAGGTGAATCAGTCATTGGTTGTCAATAAACATACTTGATATTTAAGAAGTGCTGGGGGTGGAGATTTTTAATTTCCTGTATCTCATTCTTTGTATCTAATTTATTAATGCCTAGCATACACTTCTGCAAATTCTAGAATATTTTTGTTCAGCTGATCTTGTTTTTCTGAAGTATTGTAGATCTGATATTAAAAGGTTGTACTTTGCAGGCATATGCTGCTGCTGGGACAGTGAGCCAAAACTATGCTAATATTCTTTTAATGCTTTTACGTCTCCGACAGGCTTGTGACCACCCGCTTCTTGTTAAAGATTTTGATTCTGATCCTGTTGGGAAGGATTCTGTCGAAATGGCAAAAAATCTTCCTAGGGAAATGCTGATTAATCTTTTTAATTGTTTGGAATCAACCTTTGCTATATGTCTTGTTTGCAACGTGAGTTAAATTCAGATgtgatgtttttattatttgttttctttgttgtaAATACAACCACTATGAATGTGATGGTACTCCAGATCCTTTTGATTATATCTAAGTTATGCTGTTTTGTTCCAATGGATATGCTTACAGTGGCCATATTTTAGGAGTGTGGTATATTTACACTCCCCATGGATGTTTACTACATTGGGTGAAGTCGAACACTTATCATCTTGGTTGCAAGAAAAGGGTGTGGTGATTATGATAGAAATGAGTTTTAAACCATAAGGGgttcaagtttttatttttgcaaaaataGACATGTTTATTATCCCAGAATAATAGGAAATATTTTTAGGGGGATGCTCTTCAATGGGAAAGTTTTTAGTAGTGTAGGTAAATATCCAAAACCATCAATTGCACCTGAATGCATTTCACACTtaacttctctttttatttaatctaaagTTCAATATTGTTATCCTgctcttaaatatttattttttcaaggacatgtttttattttttgttgtgaagagaAAAATTTTATTGGGATGAATAGAAAGTATTACAAGGACATGATCATCCTCTTTACCGATACCATGTTTTATTGATTGATAACCAAATCTATGtgacttttattataattgcTTAGTTGGAATTTTAGATTTTGATTTCTCTGTTAACCCGTTATAGATGGGTTGTAAACAGTACCAATACGTTGTTAATAATTGCTCTGGTTGATATGTTTTGTGGTTTCAACAGGATCCTCCTGAAGAGCCTGTTATTACGATGTGTGGTCATGTCTTCTGTTATCAATGTGTATCAGAATATTTGACTGGTGATGATAATACGTGCCCGTCAGTTAATTGTAAAGAACTAATTGGCGATGATCTTGTTTTCTCCAAAGCTACTTTGAGGAGTTGCATCTCTGATGATGGTGGCAGTGTTAGTTTTGCAAATTCACATCTTTGTGATTATTCACTAGTGCAGCAGCGTGACTACACTTCATCTAAAATCAAAGCTGTTCTTGAGGTTCTGCAGTCAAATTGTAAATTGAAGATTTCTAGTTCTGACTTACCGAACTCCTCTGGAGGTTGTAGAGATTCACCTTCTTTGGATAATTTACATGTTGAAGACTGCGATTCAGATGTTAGGGTTACAAAACACACAAGAAGGTATTCAGAGTCCACAACTGAAGGACCAATAAAGGCTATAGTTTTTTCCCAGTGGACTAGCATGCTGGACTTAGTTGAGACATCGTTGAAACAATTTGGTATACAGTACCGGAGACTTGATGGTAGAATGACTCTGGGTGCGAGGGACAAAGCTGTTAAGGATTTCAATACTGAACCTGAGGTTTGGCCTTTCCCAACATTGTTAAAGCTGTAACTTTTTTATGCAAATCTATTAATGACACCAAGTAATATGTGAACCTATTGCTTAGTAGATGAAGTAGTATGAAATTTAATCCTCTTAATGGTTATATCAATAATGCTTGTTGCATATTTAATCAGTATGTTTTCCAACTCCTTGAACTTGAATTTTCTACTGTGTTCTAGTGTCTTAACCTTGGTAGACTTTGGTGTCTGACTAATTGAAATTTGTTTCAGATAACTGTTATGCTGATGTCACTAAAAGCAGGAAACCTTGGTTTGAATATGGTTGCTGCATGTCATGTTATTCTTTTGGATCTTTGGTGGAATCCGACAACTGAAGATCAAGCTATTGATCGAGCTCACAGAATTGGGCAAACTCGTCCTGTTACTGTGACACGAATCACTATAAAAGATACAGTTGAAGATAGGATACTGGCTCTTCAGGTTTGTATCTGTCGGTTGAGTGTTGTTTTAGGTGCCAAAATGAGTCCATATTTGGTAGACAAATTGGATTTAGGGCCATCACCAGGAGTGAGGCTCTGCAGCCAGTAGGGAAATTGCTCTGATTTATAAGTTTTGAATTGTTTTCTCTTTCACCTTTTTCCTCTCCTATTTACTATTGCttgatttttaaattcattaaacaaAATTGACTAGTTGAAAGATGACAATTTTATGGcacaattagtttttttcttttcgaacCTGTGAGTAGGGATTTATGCGATCAACAGAAGTTCTATTAAGGTTCAAGGGGAAGTTTATCTCATAATAAGTGCAagtcacttttaatttttgtaggtCCTTCCAAAAGATAAAGGGGAAGTTAGCAGATGaagtcatcttttttttttttaaaggttatTTGTTTTAGTAAGCTTTGATATATTGGGGTGACAAATTTTGTGATTGGGGTGAAGATAGGATGTATCTGTCGAATGAGAAATTCTGATTTCGTTCTTGTGTTGTACTATCTGGCAGGACGACAAGAGAAAAATGGTTGCATCTGCTTTTGGGGAAGACCATGCTGGCGCGTCTGGAACTCGCCTTACAGTAGATGATCTGAAGTATCTTTTCATGGTGTAGACTCTAGACCACTCCTTGCTTGTTCTTCCCATGATGGATGATTTGAAGTTTTGTTTTGGGTGGTTTGGCATGGAGTTAGGATGGTTCTTAAGGAGGAGGGTATGACTGTTTTTTGAGTACCTGCTGACATCGGTTGCACAAGTTGGCAGGCAAGGCGAGGCTTGGTTGATCCAAGTGGTAACTTGATCTGTTTTGAAGCCCACAAGGGCATTTTTGTCCTCCAAACTGCTATGTAGCTGAAGGCTGTCTGTAaatatactaattaaattatatggcTTATGAAAATATGACCTTGTGCAACTGCCCTTTCTGTTCTAGTGTACAGTTTTCTTCATAGTCCTCAACTGTGCAGGGAAAGCATAGATTGTTTGTCTAGCTAGACACACTTTTGAATTACTGATTATTATACTGAGGAGCTAGTTGGTAGCCTCCATGCTTTGCTCTCAGCTCCGATGAAATTTGACCAAGTCAATGTGAATTCATATTTTAGAACAAATTCATAAGCTTAAATGAAACATATTATTGGTAATTTAGGATTTGGATTAAACGtaggtttttttaattagaaataaattcattagataaaattccttaaaattgtgaaaaattgaaaactagTAATCCAGAGGaatgactttttttctttttctttcatattcacCTACTCTGTACAATTGTGACAACAAATTTGACTGCTCTGTTCTCTAGTTTAGCTGTGCATATTCATTTGATGTCAATAACCATTTGATGCATGCAACTTTGAGTGTGTCTGGTTAGAAAATAACGATTTTGACTGCAGTAAaaacttgattttataaaaacataaatgttTGGTTAATGCCACGTAAAATTGAATTTCTCTCAAAACTGCAGTGTGACTAGAAGTGATAGAGAAAGCAATTTTTTTACGAAGATAGAGAGAAACAATTAGTTTtacttgaaattcaatttttgaacgaaattaatttcattcaaaacGTACTTTGCAAGCATCGAAACACCCAAGTATTGTTACTAACATGAAGACGCAACGAAGTTTTGGGTGCACGCTGTTGAATGACTTTATCAAAATTCCTAATGActtaccaaattttatgaaatttgtaATAATATTTCTCTACTAAATCTAATCAAAAGTAGCGTATTTATGACTATATACCTGGCgggctatttatttatttatttatttttgttgatcaTAGAAAAAGATTGAACTTGAATTTGTAAATGTGTTAAGATTCCTTTTTGCTACATGCAAAGGGATTTATCAAGAACGCAAGACATTTGTTGTGGTGACTGGATTTCTTGATCGCATTCATATTTTTGGTATACTGGATCTTTAAAATGAGTACAAGTCAATAAAAGAGAATAACAATGGCATGAACGAAGAACAAGACTCTGCTTAAGGAAGTTCCTATCTGTTGATATTAACTGTACTGCATTGGACATTAGGTAGAAATATCAAATACAGCAAAGGCTTCTGACAAATATTGACGAAATA
It includes:
- the LOC100795142 gene encoding helicase-like transcription factor CHR28 isoform X1, with protein sequence MDSQNGCIYISSSDDDLEEIEDPRRTLPQWATNTEKSSYNGGWSRRDSSSRGANSSNPSSSNVYNHSQVKPQTLPVSSTNTLNHRIARRDEPSYHALNGNTSQQQTVSSRISNIHGADYEKMSSQQAFKRTLPSSLQPSATRALPSSFASDSRLRNLKDNASSSQLHDAYKNRPHGVGPSTSSDRGYIRENFGRGYDEDRFLYQNGGNRILPSPLMLGKVISPQFATSSESAYRSGAGDERAAESDERLIYEAALQDISQPKTEYDLPAGVLSVSLLRHQKIALAWMLQKETKSLHCLGGILADDQGLGKTISMISLILAQRTLQSKSKIDDTCSHKTEALNLDDDDDNGSVDVEKHKNSEESDDIKPSREPSSSTQAPGRKRPAAGTLVVCPASVLRQWARELDEKVGDEKLSVLVYHGGSRTKDPVELAKFDVVLTTYSIVTNEVPKQPLVEEDDIDEKMGERFGLSSEFSVSKKRKKPFNGNKKSKKGGKGIDSSSIECGSGPLAKVGWFRVILDEAQTIKNHRTQVARACCSLRAKRRWCLSGTPIQNTIDDLYSYFRFLKYDPYAVYKSFYNTIKVPISKNTIQGYKKLQAVLRAIMLRRTKGTLLDGKPIINLPPKTIELSKVDFSIEERAFYTKLESDSRSQFKAYAAAGTVSQNYANILLMLLRLRQACDHPLLVKDFDSDPVGKDSVEMAKNLPREMLINLFNCLESTFAICLVCNDPPEEPVITMCGHVFCYQCVSEYLTGDDNTCPSVNCKELIGDDLVFSKATLRSCISDDGGSVSFANSHLCDYSLVQQRDYTSSKIKAVLEVLQSNCKLKISSSDLPNSSGGCRDSPSLDNLHVEDCDSDVRVTKHTRRYSESTTEGPIKAIVFSQWTSMLDLVETSLKQFGIQYRRLDGRMTLGARDKAVKDFNTEPEITVMLMSLKAGNLGLNMVAACHVILLDLWWNPTTEDQAIDRAHRIGQTRPVTVTRITIKDTVEDRILALQDDKRKMVASAFGEDHAGASGTRLTVDDLKYLFMV
- the LOC100795142 gene encoding helicase-like transcription factor CHR28 isoform X2 — encoded protein: MDSQNGCIYISSSDDDLEEIEDPRRTLPQWATNTEKSSYNGGWSRRDSSSRGANSSNPSSSNVYNHSQVKPQTLPVSSTNTLNHRIARRDEPSYHALNGNTSQQQTVSSRISNIHGADYEKMSSQQAFKRTLPSSLQPSATRALPSSFASDSRLRNLKDNASSSQLHDAYKNRPHGVGPSTSSDRGYIRENFGRGYDEDRFLYQNGGNRILPSPLMLGKVISPQFATSSESAYRSGAGDERAAESDERLIYEAALQDISQPKTEYDLPAGVLSVSLLRHQKIALAWMLQKETKSLHCLGGILADDQGLGKTISMISLILAQRTLQSKSKIDDTCSHKTEALNLDDDDDNGSVDVEKHKNSEESDDIKPSREPSSSTQAPGRKRPAAGTLVVCPASVLRQWARELDEKVGDEKLSVLVYHGGSRTKDPVELAKFDVVLTTYSIVTNEVPKQPLVEEDDIDEKMGERFGLSSEFSVSKKRKKPFNGNKKSKKGGKGIDSSSIECGSGPLAKVGWFRVILDEAQTIKNHRTQVARACCSLRAKRRWCLSGTPIQNTIDDLYSYFRFLKYDPYAVYKSFYNTIKVPISKNTIQGYKKLQAVLRAIMLRRTKGTLLDGKPIINLPPKTIELSKVDFSIEERAFYTKLESDSRSQFKAYAAAGTVSQNYANILLMLLRLRQACDHPLLVKDFDSDPVGKDSVEMAKNLPREMLINLFNCLESTFAICLVCNDPPEEPVITMCGHVFCYQCVSEYLTGDDNTCPSVNCKELIGDDLVFSKATLRSCISDDGGSVSFANSHLCDYSLVQQRDYTSSKIKAVLEVLQSNCKLKISSSDLPNSSGGCRDSPSLDNLHVEDCDSDVRVTKHTRRYSESTTEGPIKAIVFSQWTSMLDLVETSLKQFGIQYRRLDGRMTLGARDKAVKDFNTEPEITVMLMSLKAGNLGLNMVAACHVILLDLWWNPTTEDQAIDRAHRIGQTRPVTVTRITIKDTVEDRILALQVLPKDKGEVSR